The Pectinophora gossypiella chromosome 10, ilPecGoss1.1, whole genome shotgun sequence genome contains a region encoding:
- the LOC126370326 gene encoding uncharacterized protein LOC126370326 has translation MKAITLSVILLILCVTIFEAKDLVVGTRVNNLLISTEKVVYKGIPLIRRDKDYTYTDPKQRIIKAIIARDLSRTDAEAAVTSGGVGATNVTIHLRSARGEGLNYLILIFAKNN, from the exons ATGAAGGCTATAACACTATCAGTGATATTATTAATACTGTGTGTGACGATATTCGAAGCTAAGGACTTAGTTGTTGGGACAAGAGTCAATAATCTCCTGATATCGACGGAGAAAGTTGTGTACAAAGGGATACCCTTAATAAGGAGGGACAAGGATTATACTTATACGGACCCGAAGCAACGGATTATTAAG GCTATCATCGCACGGGACCTGTCGCGAACGGACGCGGAGGCCGCGGTAACGTCAGGTGGCGTGGGCGCAACCAACGTCACCATCCATCTGCGAAGCGCGCGGGGGGAGGGGCTGAACTATCTCATACTAATATTTGCTAAAAA